In Flavobacterium cerinum, one genomic interval encodes:
- the uvrC gene encoding excinuclease ABC subunit UvrC: MSIPSLELQIQTLPDSPGVYQYYDKDGKILYVGKAKNLKKRVASYFNKVHDTAKTNVLVKKIVSIKHIVVPTETDALLLENNLIKKLQPRYNVLLKDDKTYPWICIKKEPFSRIFPTRNMIKDGSEYFGPYTSFKTVNTLLELIKELYPLRTCNYDLSKANIDSGKYKVCLEYHIGNCKGPCEGYESLENYQRQVDAIREILKGNFKESLKDFKKHMTALAMEMKFEEAQKIKDKIEVLENYQAKSTILNPKISNIDVFSIVSDESMAYVNFLQISHGAIIRSHTMELKKKLEETDQELLELAIVELRERFRLNSKEIIVPFEMDFGDALRVTVPKLGDKKQILDLSERNAKYYRLDQLKQIKIVDPDRHTNRIMAQMQKDLRLSVEPRHIECFDNSNIQGTNPVSACVVFKDGKPSKKDYRHFNIKTVEGPNDFASMEEVVYRRYKRLLDENQPLPQLIIIDGGKGQLSSALKSLEELGLRGKIAIIGIAKRLEEIYYPGDSVPMYLDKKSETLKTIQHLRNEAHRFGITFHRDKRSKNALQTSIESIPGIGEKTMITLLTHFKSVKRLAQASEKEISDVVGLSKAKKITEFYKATNSSE; this comes from the coding sequence ATGAGTATTCCTTCTTTAGAGCTTCAGATACAAACGTTGCCCGATAGTCCGGGCGTGTACCAATATTATGACAAAGACGGGAAAATTCTATATGTTGGAAAAGCGAAAAACCTAAAAAAAAGAGTCGCTTCCTATTTTAATAAAGTGCATGATACGGCCAAGACAAATGTTCTGGTGAAAAAAATCGTATCGATCAAGCATATCGTAGTGCCAACTGAAACGGATGCGCTTTTACTGGAAAATAATTTGATTAAAAAATTACAACCACGGTATAACGTTCTCTTAAAAGACGATAAAACCTATCCGTGGATTTGTATTAAAAAAGAACCGTTTTCGCGAATATTTCCAACCCGTAATATGATAAAGGACGGATCGGAATACTTTGGTCCGTATACGAGTTTTAAAACGGTAAATACGTTGTTGGAGCTGATCAAAGAATTATATCCGTTGCGAACCTGTAATTACGATTTGAGTAAAGCGAATATTGACAGTGGAAAATATAAGGTTTGCCTTGAATATCATATCGGAAATTGCAAAGGACCTTGTGAAGGATATGAAAGTCTGGAAAATTATCAAAGACAGGTCGATGCAATCCGCGAAATCCTGAAAGGGAATTTTAAAGAGAGTTTAAAAGACTTCAAAAAACACATGACGGCATTGGCTATGGAAATGAAGTTTGAAGAAGCGCAAAAAATAAAAGACAAAATAGAAGTATTGGAGAATTACCAGGCGAAGTCAACCATTTTAAATCCGAAGATTTCCAATATCGATGTCTTTTCTATCGTATCCGATGAAAGTATGGCGTATGTCAACTTTTTACAGATTTCGCACGGAGCAATTATTCGCTCACATACAATGGAACTGAAAAAGAAGTTGGAAGAAACCGATCAGGAACTTTTGGAACTGGCAATTGTGGAATTACGGGAACGTTTCCGACTCAATTCAAAAGAAATTATCGTACCGTTTGAAATGGATTTCGGTGATGCTTTAAGGGTAACTGTTCCGAAATTGGGCGATAAAAAACAGATTCTGGATTTGTCGGAACGCAATGCAAAATATTACCGACTTGATCAGTTAAAGCAAATCAAGATCGTGGATCCGGACCGACATACCAATCGGATTATGGCACAAATGCAAAAAGACCTGCGTTTGTCGGTTGAGCCGCGTCATATCGAATGTTTTGATAACTCGAATATTCAGGGAACCAATCCGGTTTCCGCCTGTGTTGTTTTTAAAGACGGAAAACCAAGTAAAAAAGATTATCGCCATTTTAATATTAAAACGGTTGAAGGACCTAATGATTTTGCTTCAATGGAAGAAGTGGTATATCGCCGTTATAAACGATTACTCGATGAAAATCAGCCGTTACCACAATTGATAATCATTGATGGTGGGAAAGGACAGTTGTCTTCCGCATTAAAAAGTCTGGAGGAATTAGGATTACGGGGAAAAATAGCAATCATCGGTATTGCTAAAAGATTGGAGGAAATCTACTATCCGGGCGATTCGGTGCCGATGTATCTCGATAAAAAATCAGAAACCCTTAAAACGATCCAACATTTAAGGAATGAAGCACACCGTTTCGGAATTACCTTTCACCGTGATAAAAGAAGTAAAAATGCCTTGCAGACTTCTATAGAATCCATTCCGGGGATTGGTGAAAAAACCATGATTACGTTGTTAACACATTTTAAATCGGTAAAAAGACTGGCTCAGGCATCAGAAAAAGAAATTTCTGATGTGGTTGGGCTTTCAAAAGCCAAAAAAATTACCGAATTTTACAAGGCAACCAATTCTTCCGAGTGA
- a CDS encoding patatin-like phospholipase family protein, giving the protein MKKILLLLLSLCFIQGMHSQNKRPKVGVVLSGGGAKGLAHIGVLKVLEEAGVQVDYIGGTSMGAIIGGLYASGYSARQLDSIFREVDSDALLQDYIPRTSKSFFEKRNDEVYALSLPFNKFKIGVPTALSKGLYNYNLLSRLTNHVRHIRDFNDLPIPFVCIATDIETGEKIVLRKGILPQAILASGAFPSLYSPVEIDNRILIDGGVVDNYPIEEIKKMGADIIIGVDVQDGLKDRSNIGGATGVLLQITNFSMIGQMEAKKKATDIYIKPNIHGYSVISFDQGGEIIKKGEEAAFSVYEELAKLGEIASKSVLFEPRRLTDTLQISRIEINGLEGYTRAYVLGKLRFHQNSKITNAVLDKGINNLNATQNFSSISYYFEEAEKGDNLVLNLKENPVNRYLKFGLHYDELYKSAVLLNATQKKFLLKNDVVSLDVMLGDNFRYNLNYYIDNGFYWSFGFNSRYNHFNKNVATDFSEGVILNNLGLKSINVDFSDFTNQIYLQTVFAQKFLIGAGFEHKHLKIKSSTLENVGGLISSDDYFSVFGNLKYDSFDQKYFPKRGWYFAGDFHTTLYTKNGADHLSQFSIAKADAGIVKTFYKTISLKLQSEAGFTIGREGVPYFNFVLGGYGYQMINNFRHFYGYDFLSIAGDSYVKGSATLDYEFYKKHHINFTANYANVGQKIFNTTDWFLNANYSGYALGYGFETLIGPIEIKYSWSPETKDGHTWFSVGFWF; this is encoded by the coding sequence ATGAAAAAAATACTACTACTCTTGCTAAGCTTGTGTTTTATACAGGGGATGCATTCGCAGAATAAAAGACCTAAAGTCGGTGTAGTGTTGAGTGGTGGCGGAGCAAAAGGATTGGCTCATATAGGAGTATTAAAGGTTTTGGAAGAAGCCGGTGTACAGGTCGATTATATCGGAGGAACCAGTATGGGAGCGATTATCGGCGGATTGTATGCCTCGGGTTATTCGGCCCGGCAATTGGATTCGATCTTCCGTGAAGTCGATTCAGATGCTTTACTTCAGGATTATATTCCGCGTACGTCTAAAAGCTTTTTTGAAAAACGAAATGACGAAGTATATGCTTTATCACTTCCGTTTAATAAATTTAAAATCGGTGTTCCTACCGCGCTTTCCAAAGGGTTATATAACTACAATCTGTTAAGCCGTCTGACCAATCATGTACGGCATATTCGTGATTTTAATGATTTACCGATTCCTTTTGTTTGTATCGCAACCGATATTGAAACCGGTGAGAAAATAGTATTGCGAAAAGGGATTCTTCCGCAGGCGATATTAGCGAGTGGTGCTTTTCCGTCTTTGTATTCTCCCGTAGAAATCGATAACCGAATTCTGATTGATGGTGGTGTTGTAGATAATTATCCGATTGAAGAAATCAAAAAGATGGGTGCGGATATTATCATCGGAGTGGATGTGCAGGATGGATTGAAAGATCGAAGTAATATCGGAGGTGCGACAGGAGTGTTGCTACAAATCACGAATTTTTCGATGATCGGACAAATGGAAGCCAAAAAGAAAGCAACCGATATCTATATCAAACCCAATATTCACGGTTATTCGGTGATTTCGTTCGATCAGGGAGGTGAAATTATAAAAAAAGGGGAAGAAGCGGCTTTTTCGGTTTACGAAGAATTGGCAAAATTGGGCGAAATAGCCAGTAAATCAGTTTTGTTTGAACCAAGAAGATTAACAGATACGTTGCAGATTTCCCGTATTGAAATCAACGGACTTGAAGGATATACCCGGGCTTATGTTCTGGGGAAACTACGGTTTCATCAGAATTCTAAAATAACAAATGCAGTTTTGGATAAAGGAATTAATAATCTGAATGCCACGCAGAACTTTAGCTCGATTTCGTATTATTTTGAAGAAGCGGAAAAAGGAGATAATCTGGTTTTAAATCTAAAAGAAAACCCGGTTAATCGCTATTTGAAATTCGGATTGCATTATGATGAGCTGTATAAAAGTGCCGTACTACTTAATGCTACTCAGAAAAAATTTCTGCTGAAAAATGACGTGGTATCATTGGATGTGATGCTGGGTGATAATTTCCGATATAACCTGAATTATTACATCGATAACGGTTTTTACTGGAGTTTCGGATTTAATTCCCGATACAATCATTTTAATAAAAATGTAGCAACTGATTTTAGTGAAGGGGTAATATTGAATAACCTCGGACTAAAGTCTATTAATGTCGATTTTTCGGACTTCACCAATCAAATTTATCTGCAAACCGTTTTTGCGCAAAAATTCCTGATCGGAGCCGGATTCGAACACAAACACTTAAAAATTAAATCGTCAACGCTCGAAAATGTTGGCGGACTTATCAGTAGTGATGATTATTTTTCGGTTTTCGGAAATCTGAAGTATGATTCATTTGATCAAAAATATTTTCCCAAAAGAGGATGGTATTTTGCCGGTGATTTTCATACAACGCTTTATACCAAGAACGGAGCAGATCATTTAAGTCAGTTTTCTATCGCTAAAGCGGATGCCGGTATTGTAAAAACATTTTATAAAACAATTTCATTGAAATTACAGTCGGAAGCCGGATTTACAATCGGACGGGAAGGCGTGCCGTATTTTAACTTTGTTCTCGGAGGTTACGGCTATCAGATGATTAATAACTTCCGCCATTTCTATGGGTATGACTTTCTAAGTATTGCAGGTGATAGTTATGTCAAAGGAAGTGCAACATTGGATTATGAATTTTATAAAAAACACCATATTAACTTCACGGCAAATTATGCCAACGTCGGACAAAAGATTTTTAATACTACCGACTGGTTTTTAAATGCTAATTATTCCGGGTACGCTTTGGGTTACGGTTTTGAAACATTAATCGGTCCGATAGAAATAAAATACAGTTGGTCACCGGAAACGAAAGACGGACATACCTGGTTTAGCGTAGGTTTTTGGTTTTAA
- a CDS encoding amino acid permease has product MSIWKRKPLGQLIEEASESEKGLKKTLTAPGLTALGVGAIIGAGLFSITGLAAATNAGPAITISFVVAAIGCLFAGLCYAEFSSMIPVAGSAYTYSFATMGEFIAWIIGWDLVLEYAVGAATVSISWSRYLTKFLDGYGIHLSEQLTHSPFEGGIINVPAVLIVMVMSLVLMRGTKESAFVNGIIVLLKVTVVLVFIALGWQYIRPENYTPYIPENTGTFGEFGFTGIIRAAAIVFFAYIGFDAVSTAAQEAKNPKRDMPIGILLSLVICTVLYILFAHVMTGVVNYSAFAGADGIAPVAIAIDHMGTADASGMITPAFPWLNKAIILAILAGYASVILVMLMGQSRVFFSMSKDGLMPKVFSEVHPKYRTPAKNNMLFMLIVSLFAAFVPARVVGEMTSIGTLFAFILVCLGVIVMRKTMPDAPRAFKTPLVPLVPVLGVLVCLFMMVFLPLDTWIRLIVWMMIGFDLYIFYGMKHSILNNGTFDAKSYKVVSLSGLAMVVALAIVAVVHHSNPEVDDTFIYYFSLAFAAIHAVVYAISYKKNK; this is encoded by the coding sequence ATGTCAATTTGGAAGCGTAAACCGCTGGGGCAACTAATCGAAGAAGCCTCGGAATCAGAGAAAGGATTAAAGAAAACATTAACAGCACCGGGACTAACGGCATTGGGAGTTGGAGCGATTATTGGAGCGGGATTGTTTTCGATAACAGGTTTAGCTGCGGCAACAAATGCAGGTCCGGCGATCACTATCTCCTTTGTCGTGGCAGCCATAGGTTGTCTTTTTGCAGGTTTGTGCTATGCTGAGTTTTCATCGATGATCCCGGTAGCAGGTAGTGCTTATACGTACTCGTTTGCTACTATGGGTGAGTTTATTGCCTGGATTATCGGTTGGGACTTAGTATTGGAATATGCCGTAGGTGCGGCCACCGTTTCCATTAGCTGGTCGCGATATCTCACCAAGTTTTTAGATGGCTATGGGATACATCTTAGCGAACAGCTTACACATTCTCCGTTTGAAGGCGGTATAATTAATGTACCGGCGGTATTAATCGTAATGGTAATGTCATTAGTGTTGATGCGGGGAACGAAAGAATCGGCTTTTGTAAACGGTATTATCGTGTTGTTAAAAGTGACTGTAGTTTTGGTATTCATCGCATTAGGATGGCAATATATCCGTCCGGAAAATTATACACCGTATATTCCTGAAAACACAGGTACTTTCGGAGAGTTCGGATTTACCGGAATTATTCGTGCAGCCGCTATCGTATTCTTCGCTTATATTGGTTTCGATGCGGTTTCTACAGCAGCTCAGGAAGCTAAAAATCCGAAAAGAGATATGCCAATCGGTATTTTATTATCGTTAGTTATTTGTACTGTATTATATATTCTTTTTGCCCATGTAATGACAGGAGTAGTGAATTACTCTGCGTTTGCAGGTGCCGATGGTATTGCGCCGGTAGCTATTGCAATCGATCATATGGGAACAGCAGATGCTTCCGGTATGATAACGCCGGCGTTTCCATGGTTAAACAAAGCGATTATATTAGCGATTCTTGCAGGTTATGCTTCGGTAATTTTAGTAATGTTAATGGGACAAAGTCGTGTATTCTTCTCGATGAGTAAAGATGGTTTAATGCCGAAAGTATTCTCAGAAGTGCATCCTAAATACAGAACTCCGGCTAAAAACAACATGTTGTTTATGTTAATCGTGAGTTTATTCGCTGCCTTTGTACCGGCACGAGTGGTTGGAGAAATGACCAGTATCGGAACTTTATTCGCCTTTATCCTGGTTTGTTTGGGTGTTATTGTAATGCGTAAAACAATGCCGGATGCACCAAGAGCTTTTAAAACGCCATTAGTGCCATTGGTTCCGGTTTTAGGAGTTTTAGTGTGTTTGTTTATGATGGTTTTCCTTCCGTTAGATACCTGGATTCGTTTAATCGTTTGGATGATGATCGGATTTGATTTGTATATCTTCTACGGAATGAAACACAGTATTCTGAATAACGGTACTTTCGATGCTAAAAGTTATAAGGTAGTAAGTCTTTCGGGACTTGCAATGGTGGTGGCATTAGCTATTGTAGCAGTTGTACATCATTCGAACCCTGAAGTAGACGATACGTTTATTTATTACTTCTCGCTGGCGTTTGCTGCAATTCATGCGGTAGTCTATGCGATCAGTTATAAAAAAAACAAATAA
- a CDS encoding homogentisate 1,2-dioxygenase: MPFYHKLGQIPPKRHTIFRKPNGDLYYEQLFGTIGFDGMSTNMYHEHRPTQVKEIRKQYSVAPKIAKGNNIQSYRLRGFQVTPENDYLESRKAVLTNSDCTIILAAPKESTRDYFYKNTDADEMIFIHRGTGKLRTMLGNLDFKYGDYLIVPRGMIYKIDFDTDDNRLFIVESRRPIYTPKRYRNWFGQLLEHSPFCERDIRRPEELETYNEKGDFVIKVKKKDEIFEMVYATHPFDVVGYDGFNYPYALSIHDFEPITGRIHQPPPVHQTFETDAFVVCSFVPRLYDYHPQAIPAPYNHSNIDSDEVLYYVDGDFMSRNDIEAGHISLHPAGIPHGPHPGAVERSIGKTETQELAVMVDTFKPLMLTEEAMKIADEKYYQSWLEH; encoded by the coding sequence ATGCCATTTTACCATAAATTAGGACAGATTCCACCAAAAAGACATACCATTTTTCGTAAACCAAACGGCGATTTGTATTACGAACAACTTTTTGGTACCATTGGATTTGACGGAATGTCAACCAATATGTATCATGAACATCGTCCGACGCAAGTAAAGGAAATCCGTAAACAGTATAGTGTTGCGCCTAAAATTGCTAAAGGAAACAATATTCAGTCGTACCGGTTAAGAGGATTTCAGGTTACACCTGAAAACGATTATCTGGAAAGCCGAAAAGCAGTGCTGACAAATAGTGACTGTACTATTATTCTGGCGGCGCCAAAAGAATCTACCCGTGATTATTTTTACAAGAATACCGATGCCGATGAAATGATCTTTATCCACAGAGGTACAGGTAAACTAAGAACAATGTTAGGAAATCTGGATTTTAAATACGGAGATTACCTGATTGTGCCACGTGGAATGATCTACAAAATCGATTTTGATACCGATGATAACCGTTTGTTTATCGTAGAATCCAGAAGACCTATTTATACACCGAAACGATACCGTAACTGGTTTGGTCAGCTTTTAGAACATTCTCCGTTCTGTGAGCGTGATATCCGTCGTCCGGAAGAATTGGAAACCTATAATGAAAAAGGAGATTTCGTAATTAAAGTAAAGAAGAAAGACGAAATTTTCGAAATGGTATATGCAACCCATCCATTTGATGTGGTTGGTTATGATGGATTTAATTATCCTTATGCGTTGTCGATTCATGATTTTGAACCGATAACAGGACGTATTCACCAACCGCCACCGGTACACCAAACTTTCGAAACGGATGCTTTTGTGGTTTGCTCGTTTGTGCCAAGACTATATGATTATCACCCGCAAGCCATTCCGGCGCCATACAATCACAGTAATATCGATAGCGATGAAGTACTGTACTATGTGGACGGTGATTTTATGAGTCGAAACGATATTGAAGCGGGACACATCTCATTACACCCGGCTGGTATTCCGCATGGACCGCACCCGGGAGCTGTTGAAAGAAGTATCGGCAAAACGGAAACACAGGAATTAGCCGTAATGGTAGATACCTTTAAACCGTTAATGCTTACCGAAGAGGCTATGAAAATTGCCGATGAGAAATACTACCAATCCTGGTTGGAGCATTAA
- the hppD gene encoding 4-hydroxyphenylpyruvate dioxygenase encodes MSKEVKSVEYGLEKIFEGAQDFLPLLGTDYVEFYVGNAKQAAHYYKTAFGYQSLAYAGLETGVRDRASYVLKQDKIRLVLTTPLNADSPINEHIVKHGDGVKVVALWVEDATKSFEETTKRGARPFMEPTVEKDEFGEVVRSGIYTYGETVHIFVERKNYNGVFLPGYKEWKSDYNPESVGLKYIDHMVGNVGWNEMNTWVKWYEDVMGFVNFLSFDDKQIHTEYSALMSKVMSNGNGRIKFPINEPAEGAKRSQIEEYLDFYNGPGVQHIAIATDDIISTVSQLKARGVEFLSAPPKAYYEAIPERLGEHMAMMKEDIAELEKLAIMIDADEEGYLLQIFTKPVEDRPTLFYEIIQRMGARGFGAGNFKALFESIEREQELRGTL; translated from the coding sequence ATGAGTAAAGAAGTTAAATCGGTTGAATACGGATTAGAAAAAATATTTGAAGGAGCGCAGGATTTTCTTCCGCTATTAGGAACAGATTATGTTGAATTTTATGTAGGAAACGCAAAACAAGCGGCGCATTACTATAAAACAGCATTCGGTTATCAGTCATTAGCATATGCCGGATTGGAAACAGGAGTAAGAGACAGAGCGTCATATGTGTTAAAGCAAGATAAGATTCGTTTAGTGTTAACAACGCCTCTAAATGCTGATTCGCCAATTAATGAGCACATCGTAAAACACGGAGATGGTGTTAAGGTTGTTGCTTTATGGGTTGAGGATGCTACGAAATCGTTTGAAGAAACAACAAAAAGAGGAGCCCGTCCGTTTATGGAGCCAACAGTTGAAAAAGATGAGTTTGGTGAAGTAGTGCGTTCCGGGATTTACACTTATGGGGAAACCGTACACATTTTTGTGGAACGTAAAAACTATAACGGTGTATTCTTGCCAGGTTATAAAGAATGGAAATCGGATTATAACCCGGAATCGGTTGGCTTAAAATACATTGATCACATGGTTGGAAATGTGGGATGGAATGAAATGAATACGTGGGTAAAATGGTACGAAGATGTAATGGGATTTGTAAACTTCCTTTCATTCGACGACAAACAGATCCATACCGAATATTCAGCTTTGATGAGTAAGGTAATGTCTAACGGTAACGGACGTATCAAATTCCCGATTAACGAGCCGGCTGAAGGAGCAAAACGTTCTCAGATCGAAGAATATTTAGATTTTTATAACGGACCGGGAGTGCAGCACATCGCAATCGCAACCGACGATATCATTTCTACGGTTTCTCAGTTAAAAGCAAGAGGAGTGGAATTTTTATCAGCTCCGCCAAAAGCCTATTATGAAGCTATTCCGGAAAGATTAGGTGAGCATATGGCAATGATGAAAGAAGATATTGCTGAATTAGAAAAGCTGGCGATCATGATCGATGCGGATGAAGAAGGATACTTATTGCAGATTTTTACGAAGCCTGTTGAAGACAGACCAACGTTGTTTTATGAAATTATCCAACGTATGGGAGCTCGCGGATTCGGTGCAGGTAACTTCAAAGCGTTATTTGAATCGATTGAAAGAGAGCAGGAATTGAGAGGAACTTTGTAA
- a CDS encoding DUF3108 domain-containing protein — MKKTAILFFLLITAVTFAQKDSAFTTGEWFKFRIHYGIVNAGYATLEVQDAVRNNKKVHHIIGNGYTTGMTKFFFKVEDDYQSYIDKQTGRPYQFVRKINEGGYKKNQEGFFNQTKKTVFVKDYEKNTENTFSVPENVQDIVSSFYYLRNHPRIDNLKEGESIVIDMFFDDETFKFKLKFLGREDLKTKFGTISTMIFRPYVQAGRVFKEQESLTVWISDDENRLPIRIKASLAVGSLKADLDEFKGLKNSFKIKVK; from the coding sequence ATGAAAAAAACGGCAATATTATTTTTCCTTCTGATAACTGCGGTTACATTTGCCCAGAAAGACTCTGCTTTTACAACGGGCGAATGGTTTAAATTCCGGATCCATTACGGTATTGTAAATGCCGGTTATGCAACACTGGAAGTGCAAGACGCTGTTCGTAACAACAAAAAAGTACATCATATTATCGGAAACGGTTATACAACCGGGATGACCAAATTTTTCTTTAAAGTCGAGGACGATTATCAAAGTTATATTGATAAACAAACCGGTCGGCCATATCAGTTTGTCAGAAAAATCAACGAAGGGGGCTATAAGAAAAACCAGGAAGGGTTCTTTAATCAAACAAAAAAAACAGTTTTTGTGAAAGATTATGAAAAGAACACCGAAAATACGTTTTCTGTGCCCGAGAATGTTCAGGATATCGTATCTTCATTCTATTATTTGAGAAACCATCCCCGTATAGATAACCTAAAAGAAGGGGAATCTATCGTGATCGACATGTTTTTTGATGACGAAACCTTTAAATTTAAGCTAAAGTTTCTCGGTAGAGAAGATTTAAAAACTAAATTTGGGACCATTTCCACGATGATATTCCGACCGTATGTTCAGGCTGGCCGTGTTTTTAAAGAACAGGAGAGTTTAACAGTTTGGATATCAGACGATGAGAACCGTTTGCCGATACGAATCAAGGCAAGCTTGGCTGTAGGTTCTTTGAAAGCCGATTTAGATGAATTCAAAGGACTGAAAAATTCTTTCAAAATTAAAGTGAAATAA
- a CDS encoding tryptophan 2,3-dioxygenase family protein produces MKITSEIQNKIDEIDAKYKAINQKTETHLEGLLWSKPITYWDYIQTDPLLSLQVQRTTLPDEMVFIMYHQVNELLFKMILWEINQLAHCNELTTSFFTEKLMRISRYFDMLTTSFDIMKEGMAVDQYLKFRNTLTPASGFQSAQYRLIEFASTDLINLIDNRFRATIDRNTPYEHAFEHLYWQAAGKDYRTGEKSYLIKEFEKKYKKSFLAHMEEFNTINLWRKFKQLPEEDQKNEALVEAMRHYDKTVNITWVMGHYNAAVKYIESVPGTQEATGGSDWKKYMLPKYQRRIFFPELWSDEELEKWGE; encoded by the coding sequence ATGAAAATTACCTCAGAGATCCAGAATAAGATTGATGAAATAGATGCAAAATATAAAGCGATAAATCAGAAAACAGAAACCCATTTAGAGGGATTGCTTTGGTCAAAACCGATAACCTATTGGGATTATATACAAACAGATCCGCTTTTAAGTCTCCAGGTACAACGGACTACATTGCCCGATGAAATGGTATTTATTATGTACCATCAGGTGAATGAATTGCTTTTTAAAATGATCCTTTGGGAAATCAACCAATTGGCGCATTGCAACGAACTGACAACATCGTTTTTTACCGAAAAACTGATGCGGATCAGTCGTTATTTTGATATGCTAACGACTTCTTTTGATATTATGAAAGAAGGAATGGCTGTTGATCAATACCTAAAATTCCGAAATACACTTACACCGGCCAGTGGCTTTCAAAGTGCGCAATACCGTTTGATCGAATTTGCGTCGACTGACCTGATTAATCTGATCGATAATCGCTTCCGTGCTACAATCGACAGAAACACGCCTTATGAACACGCTTTCGAACATTTGTACTGGCAAGCTGCCGGAAAAGATTACAGAACAGGAGAAAAGTCATATTTGATCAAGGAGTTCGAGAAAAAATATAAAAAATCCTTCCTGGCGCATATGGAAGAATTTAATACTATTAATCTTTGGCGAAAATTCAAACAATTGCCGGAGGAAGACCAGAAAAATGAAGCTTTGGTCGAAGCCATGCGCCACTACGATAAAACGGTAAATATTACCTGGGTTATGGGGCATTATAATGCAGCAGTCAAATATATTGAAAGTGTACCGGGAACACAGGAAGCAACCGGAGGAAGTGATTGGAAAAAATATATGTTGCCCAAATATCAACGAAGAATTTTCTTCCCGGAACTTTGGTCGGATGAAGAATTGGAGAAATGGGGAGAATAA
- a CDS encoding M23 family metallopeptidase: protein MKYIAIILVLTTLFACNKKEEKEVKAPAVKKEKILVEYGFTLNDFKVVNDTVKSGDSFGKILGTQNFDAARIHEINEKIKDSFNVRDIRIGKPYTLLQNKTAPHDLKVFIYQPDRMTYYVVDLRDSIVVHKKQRPVTIKRRTIAAAIDGSVSETLKNAGVSAALAPELSRIYAWSIDFFKIQKGDKFAVTINEKYISDTIYAGIESIDASYFEYKGKKVYAFPFKQDPNSKRVDYFDEEGKVLKNMFLKAPLKFVNITSRFTKSRFHPVQLKWKAHNGTDYAAPTGTPIMTTASGVVERTGYTAGNGNFVKVKHNGTYATQYLHMSKILVRQGQRVQQGDVIGRVGSTGLATGPHVCYRFWRNGIQVDPLRQKLPNSEPMNAKYKARYMEYIKPLKKELDSVSIAKFGE from the coding sequence TTGAAATATATTGCCATCATATTAGTATTAACAACATTATTTGCCTGTAATAAAAAAGAAGAAAAGGAAGTTAAAGCACCCGCTGTTAAAAAAGAAAAAATCCTGGTGGAATACGGTTTTACACTTAACGATTTTAAAGTCGTTAATGATACCGTTAAATCAGGAGACAGCTTCGGGAAGATTCTTGGGACGCAAAATTTTGACGCAGCCCGGATTCATGAAATTAACGAAAAAATAAAAGACAGCTTTAATGTTCGAGATATCAGGATTGGCAAGCCTTATACTTTATTGCAGAATAAAACCGCACCTCACGATCTGAAAGTCTTTATTTATCAACCGGATCGAATGACATATTATGTGGTTGACCTTCGGGATTCGATCGTGGTGCATAAAAAACAACGCCCGGTAACGATAAAAAGAAGAACGATTGCTGCCGCTATTGACGGATCGGTTTCTGAAACCTTAAAAAACGCAGGCGTATCAGCAGCATTGGCACCGGAATTATCCCGTATCTATGCCTGGTCAATCGACTTCTTTAAAATTCAGAAAGGCGATAAATTTGCAGTAACGATCAACGAAAAATACATTAGCGATACAATTTACGCGGGAATTGAAAGTATTGATGCGTCCTACTTCGAATACAAAGGGAAAAAAGTTTATGCGTTCCCTTTTAAACAAGATCCGAATTCCAAAAGAGTCGATTATTTTGATGAAGAAGGGAAAGTGCTGAAAAATATGTTCTTAAAAGCACCGCTAAAATTTGTTAATATTACATCACGTTTTACCAAAAGCCGTTTTCACCCGGTGCAATTAAAATGGAAAGCGCATAACGGAACGGATTATGCTGCGCCAACAGGAACTCCGATTATGACAACTGCATCCGGTGTTGTAGAACGTACCGGATATACCGCAGGAAATGGTAACTTTGTAAAAGTAAAACACAACGGAACCTATGCAACGCAATACTTGCATATGTCAAAGATTTTAGTTCGACAGGGGCAACGGGTGCAACAAGGTGATGTGATCGGAAGAGTAGGTAGTACCGGATTGGCAACAGGACCGCATGTGTGTTATCGTTTCTGGAGAAACGGAATTCAAGTGGATCCGTTGCGTCAGAAACTTCCGAATTCGGAACCGATGAATGCTAAATATAAAGCGCGATATATGGAATATATCAAACCGCTTAAAAAAGAATTAGACAGTGTCTCAATAGCTAAGTTTGGAGAATAA